CTTTTACGTTTCTATGCCGCTCCTTGAGTTCTTgtcattttatcattttatttatggTTTAAAATGGAGGAGAGTTAGTAAAAATCTAACTGATCGACCAGCTCATCAAACAAAATAtcgaaaagaaggaaaagaaatgatTTGACATTGTTAAACCttctttttcaattaatttctaataatgttgtttgtatttaaaaaaaaaaaaatatatatatatatatatatatatatatatatatatatatataaaagtgtgTACAAATacttgtaatattatttaaatattgaaaattattgtttaaacaactgTAACAATCAATCCCTTAATTCCCAATTATTttgttgtcaatttttttttttttttttaagtaatattcagcaaaaaaaaatggcaaaaggtttttgttttgggcCACGTAGGCAGCCCActttatcctcaaaaaaaaaaaaaacagttatcaGTTGGACTGGACACGAAAGAAGTAAACAGTAAGATGGCAGTAATGGTGTTGGgttctttttctctccttcacATTCACAATCACTTCCCTCCAATCCACAAACACTACAttacttcctcttcctcttcctcttcttctaaTACCCCAAAGTCACAGAAGAACCTCCTTACAAGGCGGAGGACAATAGCATTTGGTCCAATCCTATTTGTTGCAGTTGCTTCTTCTTTAACTCACCTTGCAATTGCCCAACAGCAACAAGAAGAAGACCCACTTGAGCAAGAAGAAGACAGAGTAGTGCAACTCTTCCAGGTCTTATTACTCTTCCTCTTActcactctttttcttttttggggacATTTTAATTACAATAATGTTGCTCTCAAACTGATACTACTAGTTGTTGTGAATGTGGTCGTTGATTTCACCCATTTTGGCTTCTGTTTTGAGTGATTGGAACAATTTGTAATCTTTATTTAATTCGCATTTGGGTacccaaatttttaatttaggcCTTTTTGGCGTTATAATACCACTTGGTAAAATTCCTATGAAGGGTTTTTTAGTTCTCtttatgagtttttatttttggaataaaataGGTTTTAAGTCGTCTGTGGCTATGAGAAAACCAATtgcaatttatttaaagaatagaggtatattttgaaaattgcaaactttagggtttaatttaaaaccaagatcaaaatttaaggtttattagttaccaaaaaaatttctttagaaTATGTACAAATATTTACAGTAGAAGCCCTAATTGCTGATAAGGGACATACTGCTTCAATAAATTAACCTTAAGCGGCACATTGAAGAGACAGAGACAGTGCACACCTCCACCATAAGCCATTTTCTTAAATTGCCATTAGAAAAGACTGAATTTTAACTCCAAGGGGTAACACAATTGGCTTGATACCATGCCTTATGAAGTGAAGGTCAATAGTTTGAATCTCCCCTTTCCTCCTCCCCTTAGGGCCagaacttatcaaaaaatgaaagaaagaaagaaagaaggcaTAAATGTTAAtcagttgtgtgtgtgtgtgtgttttttttctttttaattttcatctTGCCCTGCATACTTGTATTGATTGCTTAACTGGCGGAGTTATTTTCGAATTATTGTAGGAAGCTTCACCATCTGTTGTTTTTATTAAAGACCTTGAAATAGTTAGAAGCCCCAAGACCACTTCTGATGATGTCAATCTTATTGAGGATGAAAATGCAAAAGTCGAAGGGACAGGATCAGGCTTCATCTGGGATAAGTTTGGTCATATTGTAAGCTTTCCCTTCTTCTGTTCTCGTATTTGAATCTATCTTGTGTGTTATATGCTATTGcttctttgttttccttatcTGCAAAGTTCAGTAGCGTGTTCCCTAAACAATTATTGTCATCAGATTATCTTTGCAGAAGAAAACACCATGCAGCACCTGGGTTTTGTTGATGGTTTAACATCTTTtcctaaaaaatttgaaaaatgaatatCATATAACAAAATATACCATATTGCTAACATCCTGACACCTAATGTTGCAGCTGATACTTACATATTTACCTGCATTTATACTTTTCTCTAGAAAATTGAAAGATGGGTTCATTATAAGCTTGAATTTAATGTATGAGTTAGTGATATGTGTACTTACcaatctaattatatatatgtttttaatacttatgTGTGATTTCTCCAATACTAATGAGAAAAGCCTTATTTTTGTGTGTGACAGGTCACTAATTACCATGTTGTAGCTAAATTGGCAGCAGATGGGAGCGGGATACATCGTTGTAAGGTTTTGGCTCTTTTcttttagttattgttttttgtttcacCTGTTTTGACAATCATCATTCAGTTAATGTACTAGCCCTTTGTTTGAGTAACAATGCTTCGGTTCTATATTTACAGATTTATCTAGCAGACACAATAGGCAATGGCTTTTACAGGGAAGGAAAGATTGTTGGTGTTGATCCAGCATATGATCTGGCTGTCCTTAAGGTGTGCACTGAAACTTTCGTTTAATTTCTTTGCCATATATTAAGCTTCTTATCATTGATATATAATGTAGACTtacttttatagaaaaaaaaaaaaaaaagctgcaaACAACTTAGGGCAAATTGCAGGAGGTACCTCATGATAAGGCTTATCTCATAGACTGTTTTGATATTGACTAGGTTAAAATATAAGTTCAAAAACTTAGAATGGTAACATTGTAAAATAATCTACTGCGTATATTGTAGAGGAGCATGAAAGTGCTTAAGATAACTTAACCTCACTTTTTGGGAGAGCAATGAAGCAGTAGTGGAGTGTTGCACCCCAGATGGTGAGAGTCCAATAGCCAAAAGCATCACTAGCTTAAGCTTTGACCTGAGCATCATGGAGAACATGGAATTTGAATCAGGAAGGATCACCTTGTAAGGCTAAACACCCTTGACTGATAGTGAAGTATCAGGGAGTGAAATAACATGAAACCATAAGCTCCCAAGTAGTAGGAGGAGCTCGGAGCTCTGTCTGTGTGCCTATTGAAGAAAGAGCTAGTGACTCATGGGTAGTGGCTTGGTTAAGGGAACCCACCATAGCTATAGCGAAAGCAAGTCTTCATAGGGAAATTTTTATTGCTTATAGACCCAAACCTAGGTGATCTACCCAGACTAGGATGAAGCTTGAGTGAAACTAAGTGGAGGTCTGAACTGAATAATGTTGAAGAATCAATGGATGATTTGTGGTTGGGATGAAATGGCACttgttaattatttttacatttagATGTTGCACTTTGAAATGCATATACATCTATCTGTTTCTTCATAACTCATACAATTGTCTTTGGACTCAGAAGTTTTGCATTGTTACTACATGCTGTTCGTTTCAGCACCAAATCATATATGACGTAAAAATTGGTATACAAACGTCATATAAGGAGAAGAGGTGGAGAAAATTTCATACTTGAAAAACAATTAAGAGATATAGTTAATGCTAGATGAcataaacttatctcaatggaactGTTTATGATGTCAAATCCACAAGTGATGTGGACAAAAAGCCACAAGAAATCAAACACGTTTGTTTTAA
The sequence above is drawn from the Castanea sativa cultivar Marrone di Chiusa Pesio chromosome 5, ASM4071231v1 genome and encodes:
- the LOC142633832 gene encoding protease Do-like 5, chloroplastic isoform X2, translating into MAVMVLGSFSLLHIHNHFPPIHKHYITSSSSSSSSNTPKSQKNLLTRRRTIAFGPILFVAVASSLTHLAIAQQQQEEDPLEQEEDRVVQLFQEASPSVVFIKDLEIVRSPKTTSDDVNLIEDENAKVEGTGSGFIWDKFGHIVTNYHVVAKLAADGSGIHRCKIYLADTIGNGFYREGKIVGVDPAYDLAVLKVVSGLGREIPSPNGRAIRGAIQTDADINAGNSGGPLIDSYGHVIGVNTATFTRKGTGVSSGVNFAIPIDTIVRIVPYLIVYGTSYKDRF
- the LOC142633832 gene encoding protease Do-like 5, chloroplastic isoform X1 yields the protein MAVMVLGSFSLLHIHNHFPPIHKHYITSSSSSSSSNTPKSQKNLLTRRRTIAFGPILFVAVASSLTHLAIAQQQQEEDPLEQEEDRVVQLFQEASPSVVFIKDLEIVRSPKTTSDDVNLIEDENAKVEGTGSGFIWDKFGHIVTNYHVVAKLAADGSGIHRCKIYLADTIGNGFYREGKIVGVDPAYDLAVLKVNVEGIELKPVAVGTSQNLHVGQSCFAIGNPYGYENTLTTGVVSGLGREIPSPNGRAIRGAIQTDADINAGNSGGPLIDSYGHVIGVNTATFTRKGTGVSSGVNFAIPIDTIVRIVPYLIVYGTSYKDRF